ccaagagtcacctctgctgcggaggataagttcatccgagtcaccatcctcagaaatcgcagattaacagcagctcagattagagaccaggtcaatgccacacagagttctagcagcagacacatctctagaacaactgttaagaggagactgtgaatcaggccttcatggtagaatatctgctaggaaaccactgctaagaagagacttgtttgggctaaagaacacaaggaatggacattagaccagtggaaatctgtgctttggtctgatgagtccaaatttgagatctttggttccaaccaccgcgtctttgtgcgacgcagaaaaggtgaacggatggactctacatgcctggttcccaccgtgaagcatggaggaggaggtgtgatggtgtgggggtgctttgctggtgacactgttggggatttattcaaaattgaaggcatactgaaccaccatggctaccacagcatcttgcagcggcatgctattccatccggtttgcgtttagttggaccatcatttatttttcaacaggacaatgaccccaaacacacctccaggctgtgtaagggctatttgaccatgaaggagagtgatggggtggtgcgccagatgacctggcctccacagtcaccggacctgaacccaatcgagatgatttggggtgagctggaccgcagagtgaaggcaaaatggccaacaagtgctaagcatctctgggaactccttcaagactgttggataaccatttcaggtgactacctcttgaagctcatcaagagaatgccaagagtgtgcaaagcagtaatcaaagcaaaaggtggctactttgaagaacctagaatataacatattttcagttgtttcacacttttttgttatgtatataattccacatgtgttaattcatagtttcgatgccttcagtgtgaatctacaattttcatagttatgaaaataaagaaaactctttgaatgagaaggtgtgtccaaacttttggtctgtactgtataaccaGGCAAAACTGGGTGGGGGCCACATAAGGTACATAACTGTGatggggcactaaaaggggcatAACTTTGTTTGGGGGCCATCTAAGAGGTCATAATTTATGAGGGGGGCATCACTATGTTTGGGGGGCCACCTAAAAGGGGCATCACTGTGTGGAGGCACTGGAGAGGGCAACACTGTGGGGGCATAGCTTTGTGGGAAGGCGTCTAAAAGGTGTATAACTCTGTGGGGGACCGCTTAAGGGGGCCATCTAGGGGGCATAACTCGGTGGGGAGCTGGGCATAGCTCTGTGAGGAGGGCCACCAAAGGgtgcataattattattattaggcaGGCATCAATGTTGGGGGCATCTAAAGGGGCATAATCTATGAGGGGGGCATCACTGTGTGTGGGGCTACTTAAAAGGGGCATCGTTCTTTGTGGGGAAAACTTAAGGGGCAGCACTGTGTGGGGGATACTTAAGGGACATCACTTTGTGAGGGGAGCATTTAAGGGTACatcatactgtgtgaggggggcatgtaaaGAACATCACTTTGTTCTGGGGGCTTTTAAGTGGGGCTCATTCTGTGGCAGGGGCAGCTAAGGGATCAtcctactgtgagtgggcacttAGGGTATTCATACTCTGTGGGGAGGAACTAGGGAGGCATCACGatgtgtcaggggcactaaggagcatcattatgtgtgggggcaccaagggatcaCCCTGCTGTGAGGGTGCACTTAGGGGTATCATGCTCTGTGGAGCACTAAAGGGATATCATACAGTCTGTGGGGCATTAAAGGGTCATCCTTACTGTTTGGTCGGCAGAAAGGAGATTAGGTGGGCTTGAAGGTGTGgattattgtaaaaagaaaaaaaaaatgccaatggTGTTGTCCCTCCTTAAATATTTTGTTTTGTAGCTCGGACCTTCATCCTACAGCAGACTCAGGTATGTGcacctttacaaaaagtactttAGTACTCCTGGTATAAATTTTGCTCTGTTGGGCATGAGAATAATACATTTCTCTGGAGTATCGCTTTAAAGAAAGCCTTTGGAATTAGAGCATACAGTATCCCACTTGGGACTGCCCTCAATTACCCAGGGTAGTCTTCACTCTGGAAAATGCCTGGCCATGTGTTATATGTTAACCCATTCATATAATACACTTCCCCTGAAAGGCAACAGAATTACGCATCCACACAATGTTTGTTTTGTGATAACTGGTGCCAGGCACACTGCCATCAGCTGATCACCAGCAAGTTCTCATTCAGAAAAGTAGTTGTGCATATCAGATTGAACCCTACTTTGCTCCACAATCTGGCTGAAATATGGTAGCGTACCCAGGTACTGGTGCAAAGGTCCATCGACAATAAAAGTGGACTCCAGAAAGATCAGAACAGTCCACTAGGGTACTAAAGAATCCTCCCGTAGGTCAAGGTTCTAATACAATAACAGGCCTAAAGGTCCAGACAGTCTTTTCCAAGAGTCTGATGGACTGATGTACAAGGTGAGATACCCTGGCACGGTTCAATGACAAGTGAAACAGCTCAAACACGTATaggtttagattttttatataaagtaaatgcatttttttttttttttttttacttaaatgaataaattacaaaagttaagtgcgttttttttttcttaagaaaAAGTAACATATCCCCTGAAGTAAAATATACATGTAACTGTCAGTACTATCCATTATCCatgaataattaaattaaaatatgcttgttatttataaaaaataaaataaaaataaaaatacacaaaaaacccttgattaaaagaaaaaaagtgccCATTCTGGAGATTCTGACCTTAGTAAAATTgacataaaaaaaagtctatgtCATCCAGTGTTGGTAGCACGAAACACCATCGCCCATAGAAACCCTCTTCTGCCTGGTAACATAAAATGTCTTTGCGAACCCTGTCCGTCCTTTGCTTGTCTTAGCAGATCTTGTGAATCGATGCACGCTCATTTGTTTTCTGCTTCATGCACTTGGTGGGTCCCTTGGTGTACAGTCAGCTCGAACCAGTTCTGTGCTATGCAGCAAGCCGCCTTCATACGCATGTCCAAAAATGCTCTGCGACACGTCTATTGTTGTACTTTGTAACCTTTAGTCTGGCGATCAGAAGTTGTGCTCAAGGTGCCACGCCAAATATTAGATTACACAAAACTATTACAGATTTTAAAATATTCATACGGTAACAAGTCTTGGTGGCAGTATACATAGAAAAGATAGGGACCTATCTATGGGGTTGGTTCAAGTGTTACGGGAGTGGCCTCCTGAGGTTCGGGGAGGTGGGCTGCCATGTATCAAGGCTGTGGTTAAGTCTTCACTTAAGGACATTTCTTTGGAATCAAGAAGGTGAAATTCTGCACAGAAGAGGAGAAGGTGCAGGTACAGGGTGTTAAGATGGGGATGCAGTTCAAGGTTCACCACCGTTCTGAAGTGACAGGTGTAGATGTGGCCCAGGAGGTGAAAAAGAAGCCGGAAGGTTTTCTGGATGGCTGGTCTGAAGGACTTTGAAAACTCTTTACCTAAAGAAAAGAAATTACAAAGTGACGTTTTAATAATTAAGAACAAATGGGTAAGAGTACCAAAAAAATTCAAGCAGACAAAAAGAGAAGTATCCATTAGGAGTGAACCTGTCTCATTGGATATCCCTTTTTAGATCGAGTGATCACCAAATTAATAGGACTATACAAATGAGAGAGGTGTCTGCTATATGGGGTGCCGTTTGTTTGCCGTGTATTTTGTGATATAAAATGTGTTCTGTGTAGTAATCACAGAATTCATTTGGCCTTTACAAAAATCTTTGTCGCACAGAACATTATTTTGTGACACACAATTCATAACGCGACACAGAAATGGTTTTGTGACACAGACCTATTTTGTGACAGacttaatttctgtaattttttcgCACAGAATGGGATTTTGTTACATGGAATTCATTTAGTGGCACATAATTCCTTTTGTGTCACAAAATTAACAGAATTGCATTTTGTGGCACAGCTTTAGTTTTTGTGACATAAAATGGCATTTTGTCACACAGAATCAAAAATCTTCTGCACACAGAATTACATTGTGTAACAAAAGGAAGCATGTAGGCTGTTTGTTCCTATTGTGAACTATGGGGCGCCATTTGTCAAACAGAATTTTAATGTCACACAAAATGTAATTTGTGACATAGAATTCTACAAAATGAATTTTGTCTGTACATTTTGTTTCTGAAAATGCACTGTGAACAAATGGTGCCTCATACGGCTAAACTCGCTGTATTTAGTGGGATCCACCAATGATGGTCATGGGGGCAGACAATCCAGCTGTCAGGGGGAATGAGGGATATGTCGGAAGATAAACTCTGCTAGGGTAGTCTGTGGCTTACATCCCTCTCCTTAATAAAATATGCATGCTTGTGCAAGTTTATGGGGTGGATCGGGGGAGCTAGAACTTCAAAAGGTTAATTGGACTGACTTCTATCTAAGGTCTCAGTCAGACTCAGTCCACATTACagccacacacacaaaaaattacttttattccAAGTGAATCAAGTTCAATTCATGATGCAAGTGTAAAGGGGATCTCCACTTTGGAAAATGTCTGTCTGTTATGGGGATCTACAGACAATACACTGATCACAGGGTGTCACACTGTTTGGACCATCAGTAATCAGGTGTAATCTGTGGATATACTGGGTAAAAAGTGTTCTATTTTCCTGCAGcgaaataaagcattacacagtgctCACTGAAATCAACCGGCTGCCTGTGTAATCCATGGACCTGCTAGGACCTCCAGTGAGGGGTTGTCCTCTAGTAATTGGGAACAAGGTATCTGAAAGTGGGTTTCCTACTCCAGACTACAGCTTCAGGCATCTTCCATTAATCTTTGAAATATGGCAAATATAACACCCAACATGTGTAAGAGGATTACTACTTCAGAATTAGGTTCCTTTTCTTAAAGGGAGCCCCACCACTTTGAACAAAGCGTTGCCAATTCATTGCTATAGATTTGCTACTCTGATCTCTAACAAAGAGCAATCTGGTTATAAAGACCAAGTGCCAGGGGCCAGGCAGGTGGCCGATATTGATGAGATCAGGTTTGGCACTGTGGCTAAACTCAAAGGCGGCCATCTGTGGTCATCTTCTCATCACATTTGTGTATGTAACAGATAGTCTTTTATATAGTAATCTAGCTTCAGCTGTGGAGACGCTGCACTTGCCGACATGTTTCCCATACATTACAGCTAATTTTTCGGGAACCCTTCTGTCAAAAGGGATAGTCAAAAACATCCAACCCCTTATGTGTGATCTGCTTGTCTGATATTACATTATAGGCATAATATAATCAGGATCGCTGCCTATGAATGCCATCATTGGGATAattcattacagtcaatggaaaATGTGCCGGAGGCTGCAGTTATGTCATGTTATTCCTATAAACACAGCTTCAATGATGTGCTCTGTATTTGACATGACATTACACAGAACCGTCCTGTgctcctctttcacacgggtgagttttccgcgtgggtgcaatgcgggaggtgaacgcatcgcacccgcaacgaatcccgacccattcatttctatggggctgtgtacatgagcaatgtttttcacgcatcacttgtgcgttacgtgaaaatagcagcatgctctatatagtgTGCGTTTTTCaaccaacgcaggccccatagaagtaaatggggctgcgtgaaaatcgtatcacatccgcaagcaagtgcggtgcgattttcacgcctggtagctaaggagacgagggatgtaTGACCCAGGACCCAATTTACttgattattttccattataacatggttataatggaaaataatagcattctttaatacagaatgctaagtataacgtcaattgagggttaaaaaatataataaaaacataactccccttatccacttgatcgcgcagaagatcccggctgcacgatcaagtggatgaggcgagtaatgtttttattattttttaaccctgaaTTGACATTGGaattttgcattctgtattaaagaatgctattatattccatgataaccatgttataatggaaagtaataaaatctacagaacactaagcgcgaacttcagtgaagaaatccgggttcgggtctgggtaccacattcagttttttctcacgcgcatggaAAACGCATTGCAATCACgcggaaaaaaaactgagcaacggaacgcaatcgcagccgaaactgactgaacttgcgtgccctgaacgcatccagcccTCACCCGCGATGCCAGTGTGAAGGGGGCCTATAGGGAGAGATGTTTTACTCACTTTGTTTGGTAGGAACCAAGTCTTCATCCGTCAGGATTTTCTGAACGATGCTGGCGGCATAGTCTGCGTATTGCGGGCCTGAGCATTTTCTCTTCCGCCCTTTCTCATCCGTCCACTGAATCTGCCTGGAGACACAAACATGCAAAACATGAAGCTCTTGAACAAGATATGGGCTTTGCATCAAATTTAACATGCAATGTGGATCCTTCTAGCAAAGCAGGGGATTAtcaaagattttgatattgatgcacaagatcggtgggggtccgactccctgcACCCCCCACGATCAACTGTTACCTTGTAGCTTCAGCgcaagaactacacagctctgtccactatgtAGTGTACGGAGCTGGTAACGGCCATGATagtcccattgtagtgaatgggagcagcactgtggTTACCAGCTGCATCCaatacacagtggacagaggctAGCACAGGATCTACAAAATAATAGTTGATCGTGGAGGGTATGTGGTGTCAGACCACCCcacgatctaatattgatggcctattcttgtccatcttGCAGAAATGGATAggacagaagtaaaaaaaattaaaaaaaattgtcggcATGCTGGGATTCATGATTTTCTGCCCCCAAAACAGATAAGGTcgcatgcatgaggcctaagagacagGTATGTTGATTCCAGTGTGGTCTCTGTATATGATGTAGTATCTGAGGACTTTAGCATTTACTAGCCGACATCATGCTGTGAAGGAGGCCATGTATCCATGAGTTCTGGAGATACCTCCGACTCTCTCCGATGATTGAGTTATCTCGTATTACTGTGCATAGGGAGAAaggtgtcaatcactgatgggaagGCAGGGGTGGGTCATGATAGGTAGGTACCCTTACCACACTTGGGGCAAACACACACGTAAATACAAGTGTGATTTTTATATACATCTCTACAAACATCCAGTAATCAGAATATTTCATAATCCAGCGCCTATAAGGTTCCACTGATATTGGATTAAAGGAATTTTCAAGGACAATATAATTATATGTTGAACGGTGTTTGCCAAACTTATACTTCACAGGTTTAGATAACAGGTAATTGAAAAGAATTTGGAAATTATTTCCTTTCTAAACTTTCTCTCTCCTACTAGATCATTATTTTAGGACATGGAGGTGCGACTGACTCAAAATAAGATCCATAGACAAACACAAGCTAccattcagccaatcactgagaTCTTAGTATCAATGACTGTGATTTAATACCACTTTCCAGGGTAGAAATTCAGACAGAAAACTACAAAGGTCGGCCCCATTGAATCCAGTGATGTGAGCAATAACGTGGGAAAAACTTGAATAAAGTTTATAACGATAACAGGAAAAATGTTCCGGAGAACGGCAATCATCCAGGCAATGCTGTATTTGCCATGTGACATACAGAATGTATGTGAAAGGCGACAAAGTTTGGGTTTACTGGCTGCTTAGGAGCCACCTGTCATCCACGCACAATGGAGGCGCACACTTTCTAAGAACACTCATATGGTTTCCATAactccctttcatttctatggaacaGAACAGAGCACGTACAGTAACGCCTGCACTGAGATCTGGGGTGCAGTCCAGAAATTAGAGGATATCCTAGCAACCAAATCTCCATCGATATGAAATGCATGTCTAACAGTTTCTTAACTGATATAGGTTTCTGGGAAAGCTACGCGATAAACTTGATCTTGGGCGGGGTACTGGATGTCCTTAGATAGACCagccctgtatggagacttactggaagtggtCCATGGTAGGGAGACTTCTtgacaatgctccatgggaaaacaatatgcaaagaggtatttaCCAATTAAGGACAACGATCCCGCTAGCTCCACCTTGTGAAAGTGGCTCCCTAGGAGTGAAAATCCAACTTTTTTAACTAAGCTTTGGTATATAACAAGGGAATATTGCCAGGCCAAATATCCATCCATAGCCatatatttggcttggctatattCCTTTGTCATATATATTCCAGGGCTTAGTtaaaaagtcagattttgactcataggaagcaacttccacaaggtggcgctagagagaTGGTTCTGTTTAATAGGGAGATACCTCTTTACAACTAACTTGATCTTCATTTTATATCCCATAGGAACGGCTACATAACTTTTCTATGATTTGAAAAGCAAAACTGACTAGTTAGGCAGTGCTACTAAATATACAGGGGCAGTGAGGGTAAGTCGAATCACCATTTCAGAGTCTGTAAAAGCTAGTTGACAAGCTATAATGgtagccacactactggctgtcACCCAGATTTTTCAGATACAAATGGCCATATACATTAATACTTGTCacacatctaatgtgtatagaggaCTTTTCACTCTCCCACAACAGGAGATGTCATGAGGAAGAAGAGTTGGGCTCATTCTACTTCAACATGCCCGATACTTTGGTTCTCAGCCAGGTAGGATAAGCTGTAGCCACAGGTGTTTGGCAGCAAATAACTCCCTTCTATCCATTGAAACCATGTGGTagcatgtgtatggaggagtcAAAAGGAATAGGTGTCATACCCTGCTGCATGGATCCTGTACAATCAGTTGTTATCTGCAGAACCCAGCACCAACTGTTTAATTCCCCTACAGCGCCACTAGTGGGGAAAGTGTAGCATTACATTGTGGCCATTGATGTAAATGagctgttcatgtaatgtacagACATACTGGGTCCTGCAATGAGAGGCTATAGCTGCACTTTTTATCAGCCTAATTGATGAAATCTTGAATGATTGACTCCCATCTCTTACCTCTGAATGCCCTAGCAGGGTTTTAAAAAAGTATTTgaaactagacaacccctttaaattgaattTCCCCTCAGTGGTCCGTACCGCTTTATTATGTACGGAACCAGACTCTTCATTCGTGTCGTGGGCGTAAATGTTGACAGTTTTAGAAGTATACAGAAGTCAAAGCCAAATTATAAACCATAAACAGTGAAGCTAGAACTTCATGTCCTTTCTCCACAACCGTGACATTTCCTCTAAAGACAAATTCCTCtatcatctccacactgtcaagTGATCCATTGCTTTCTTTTTGGAACTTACTACGGCATACTTTGGTCTGGAGCACAATGGCTCACACTCTACAAAGCTGATCACAGTTGCAGCCCTACCATAAACTGGAAATGCATTTCTCAACACAGATCGCATATCTGAATACCGATTGTGTTGCtagaatatgaaaaaaaaaaatatatatatatatatatatatatatatatatatatatatcccagcAGTTCCTCCCATAATCTACTGAACGCCATTGATCCTATTTTGCAATACATGGCAATTAAAACagagaaatatataaagaaatcttCTATGTCCTCTTCACAATCCTGTGTCTGACTGTGAGACAACTGGCTTCAGTAGGAGCCTCCCCCTCCGTTTGTTCCTCAGTAGAACACAAAATATAGTTAACCCTGGCCACTTCGACCAAGCCTCAAGGAGATCCCTTTCTATGATGTTCATATGAACGCCTGGTCCTGATAATTGCCCAGATCCTGagcctgtgtaaaaggacctttacacTACAACTTATCTTAGAAGCTTATCTCCTCAGTACACCCTCATCCAATTCCAACAAGATC
The Bufo gargarizans isolate SCDJY-AF-19 chromosome 2, ASM1485885v1, whole genome shotgun sequence genome window above contains:
- the LOC122926686 gene encoding MOB kinase activator 2-like isoform X2; the protein is MVFQAVGKLLGKHSKLKKKAAAESEKLYLEPRYTGARILDADVLMLVALPKGLNVDEWLASNASAFYNHVSLMYGSISEFCTVSSCPTMKAWSTQIQWTDEKGRKRKCSGPQYADYAASIVQKILTDEDLVPTKQSKEFSKSFRPAIQKTFRLLFHLLGHIYTCHFRTVVNLELHPHLNTLYLHLLLFCAEFHLLDSKEMSLSEDLTTALIHGSPPPRTSGGHSRNT
- the LOC122926686 gene encoding MOB kinase activator 2-like isoform X1, which gives rise to MVFQAVGKLLGKHSSKLKKKAAAESEKLYLEPRYTGARILDADVLMLVALPKGLNVDEWLASNASAFYNHVSLMYGSISEFCTVSSCPTMKAWSTQIQWTDEKGRKRKCSGPQYADYAASIVQKILTDEDLVPTKQSKEFSKSFRPAIQKTFRLLFHLLGHIYTCHFRTVVNLELHPHLNTLYLHLLLFCAEFHLLDSKEMSLSEDLTTALIHGSPPPRTSGGHSRNT